A portion of the Achromobacter sp. MFA1 R4 genome contains these proteins:
- the fabZ gene encoding 3-hydroxyacyl-ACP dehydratase FabZ, with the protein MELDIKGIMERLPHRYPMLLIDRVVEMVPGKSIVAIKNVSINEPFFTGHFPHHPVMPGVLIVEAMAQASALFSFTDENGGLKCEGSKTAYYLVGIDGARFRRPVVPGDQLRIEVEAERLSRSICKYQARATVDGQEVASAKLMCAIRSLEE; encoded by the coding sequence ATGGAACTCGACATCAAGGGGATCATGGAGAGGCTGCCGCATCGCTACCCGATGCTGCTGATTGACCGTGTTGTTGAAATGGTGCCTGGCAAGTCCATCGTCGCCATCAAGAACGTCTCGATCAACGAGCCGTTCTTCACCGGTCACTTTCCTCACCATCCGGTGATGCCGGGCGTGCTCATCGTTGAAGCCATGGCGCAGGCTTCGGCGCTGTTTTCCTTCACGGATGAAAACGGCGGGCTCAAGTGCGAAGGTTCCAAGACGGCCTATTATCTGGTCGGCATCGACGGCGCGCGCTTCCGCCGCCCCGTCGTCCCGGGCGATCAACTGCGCATCGAGGTCGAAGCCGAGCGCCTGAGCCGCAGCATCTGTAAGTATCAAGCACGCGCGACGGTCGACGGCCAGGAAGTGGCGTCGGCCAAGCTGATGTGCGCGATTCGCAGCCTGGAAGAGTAA
- a CDS encoding RNA methyltransferase: MKHISSRDNPAVKALAKLAGTAGKRGAPVLLDGVHLCQAWLQHHGEPDQAIFDVERLSHPDIAALAAGVSDRISLALDARLMHALAAVESGQGVAFVVTPPVPAPPDQVDETCVLFDRIQDPGNVGTLLRTCAAAGVKRVFLATGTAAAWSPKVLRSGQGAHFALAIHEHVDLEALLPRLRVPLVATALDGARDLYEGRLPERCAWVFGHEGQGVAPALLAAATLKVRIPHDAGAVESLNVGAAAAICLFEQRRQASAPRAG, encoded by the coding sequence ATGAAGCACATCAGTTCCCGCGACAACCCCGCGGTCAAGGCGCTGGCCAAGCTGGCCGGCACGGCGGGCAAGCGCGGCGCCCCGGTGCTGCTGGACGGCGTGCACCTGTGCCAGGCATGGCTGCAGCACCATGGCGAGCCCGATCAGGCGATCTTCGATGTCGAACGCCTGTCCCACCCCGACATCGCGGCCCTCGCCGCGGGCGTTTCCGACCGCATCAGCCTGGCGCTGGATGCCCGGCTGATGCACGCGCTTGCCGCGGTGGAAAGCGGGCAGGGCGTCGCCTTCGTGGTGACGCCGCCTGTGCCGGCGCCGCCAGACCAGGTCGACGAAACCTGCGTGCTTTTTGACCGCATCCAGGACCCCGGCAATGTGGGCACGCTCTTGCGCACGTGCGCCGCGGCGGGGGTGAAACGGGTGTTCCTGGCGACTGGTACCGCCGCCGCCTGGTCCCCGAAGGTGCTGCGCAGCGGCCAGGGCGCCCATTTCGCCCTTGCCATCCACGAGCATGTGGACCTGGAGGCCTTGCTGCCCCGGTTGCGCGTTCCTCTGGTTGCCACCGCCCTGGACGGGGCGCGTGACCTCTACGAGGGCAGGCTTCCCGAGCGGTGCGCATGGGTGTTCGGCCACGAAGGCCAGGGGGTGGCCCCGGCGCTGCTCGCGGCCGCGACCCTGAAGGTCCGCATCCCGCATGACGCCGGCGCGGTGGAGTCGCTGAACGTCGGCGCGGCGGCGGCGATCTGCCTGTTCGAGCAGCGCAGGCAGGCCAGCGCCCCGCGCGCCGGTTGA
- a CDS encoding OmpH family outer membrane protein, with product MMSDFALKSSKTLGAKRRGKLGGSIALVGALILGSAAAIPAQAQGTKIGFVNTERILRESGPAKTAQSKIEAEFKKRDDELQRLNNSLRSQAEKFDKDAPVLSESDRVKRQRELANLDTDLQRKRREFQEDFNRRRNEEFSTIVSKANEAIKRIAEQESYDLIIQDAVTVNPRIDITDKVIQSLGK from the coding sequence ATGATGTCTGATTTCGCACTTAAATCATCGAAGACGCTGGGCGCCAAGCGCCGTGGCAAGCTGGGCGGCTCCATTGCCCTGGTGGGTGCGCTCATTCTCGGTTCGGCTGCCGCGATCCCCGCGCAAGCGCAAGGCACCAAGATCGGTTTCGTCAATACCGAACGCATCCTGCGCGAATCGGGTCCGGCCAAGACTGCGCAAAGCAAGATCGAAGCCGAATTCAAGAAGCGCGACGACGAACTCCAACGCCTGAACAACAGCCTGCGCTCGCAAGCCGAGAAATTCGACAAGGACGCACCCGTCCTGTCGGAATCCGACCGCGTCAAGCGCCAGCGCGAACTGGCCAACCTGGATACCGACCTGCAGCGCAAGCGCCGCGAGTTCCAGGAGGACTTCAACCGCCGCCGCAACGAAGAGTTCTCCACGATCGTGTCCAAGGCCAATGAAGCCATCAAGCGCATCGCCGAGCAAGAAAGCTACGACCTGATCATCCAGGACGCGGTGACGGTCAACCCGCGCATCGACATCACCGACAAGGTGATCCAGAGCCTGGGCAAGTAA
- a CDS encoding DUF2846 domain-containing protein, with translation MKAWLMKLAAVAATAVALAGCAGPQYQSLQGRIPPIAQGNGRIYFYQQQTTPVAAAQQKLRVNQDVVGRNKPGSFFFVDRPAGSYVVTNLYWTGEGVSFRLDAGQTRYVRVTAESLGSTGAVGNLSMELVDPPERAEAEMLRLRYWGAASPERVPGL, from the coding sequence ATGAAGGCTTGGCTGATGAAACTGGCGGCGGTTGCCGCGACCGCCGTTGCGCTGGCAGGCTGCGCCGGCCCGCAGTATCAATCGCTGCAGGGCCGCATTCCGCCGATTGCGCAAGGCAACGGACGCATTTACTTCTACCAGCAGCAAACCACGCCGGTGGCGGCCGCCCAGCAGAAACTGCGCGTCAACCAGGATGTGGTGGGCCGCAACAAGCCGGGCAGCTTCTTCTTCGTGGATCGGCCGGCCGGCAGCTATGTCGTGACCAACCTGTACTGGACGGGCGAGGGCGTGAGCTTCAGGCTCGACGCGGGCCAGACGCGCTATGTGCGCGTCACGGCCGAGTCGCTGGGCAGCACGGGCGCGGTCGGCAACCTGTCGATGGAATTGGTCGATCCGCCCGAGCGCGCCGAAGCCGAGATGCTGCGCTTGCGCTATTGGGGCGCGGCATCGCCCGAACGGGTTCCCGGCCTGTAA
- the lpxD gene encoding UDP-3-O-(3-hydroxymyristoyl)glucosamine N-acyltransferase has translation MPVLLDLARAPTLEALLSAANTQGMDWRISEVSGADPMRVCGIGTLASAGRQELSFLSNPRYQSQLGATGAGAVIVSPEVAEALEAQGSDRPSFALVVCKHPYLLYARIAQWFDTARRPAMPAETHASAVVAPDAIIEEGVRIGPNCVVESGARIGRGTVLGPGCVIGAGSSIGPDGRLHANVTLYEGVKIGARVILHSGAVLGADGFGFAPDPSLGNGAWGKIPQFGGVSLGDDVEIGANTTVDRGALEDTVLADGVKLDNQIMVGHNCRIGAHTAMAACVGVAGSTTIGERCTIGGAAMLSGHLVLGDDVHISGGTAVTSNISKPGRYTGVFPYAEHGDWQRNAAVIQQLAQLRRRVRTLEKD, from the coding sequence ATGCCGGTTTTACTGGATCTTGCCCGCGCGCCAACGCTTGAAGCCCTGTTGAGCGCCGCCAATACCCAGGGTATGGACTGGCGCATCAGTGAGGTGTCCGGCGCAGACCCCATGCGGGTCTGCGGCATCGGAACCCTGGCTTCGGCCGGCCGCCAGGAACTCTCGTTCCTGTCCAATCCCCGCTATCAAAGCCAGCTTGGCGCAACCGGAGCCGGGGCGGTCATCGTCTCGCCCGAGGTCGCCGAGGCCCTCGAAGCCCAGGGCAGCGACCGGCCGTCTTTCGCGCTGGTCGTCTGCAAGCATCCCTATCTGCTCTACGCGCGCATTGCGCAGTGGTTCGACACTGCCCGCAGGCCCGCGATGCCCGCTGAAACCCATGCCTCCGCCGTGGTCGCGCCCGACGCGATCATCGAAGAGGGCGTGCGCATCGGCCCCAATTGCGTCGTCGAGTCCGGTGCGCGCATCGGCCGCGGCACGGTGCTGGGTCCCGGTTGCGTCATCGGCGCGGGGTCGTCCATCGGGCCTGACGGGCGCCTGCATGCCAACGTCACGCTCTATGAAGGCGTGAAGATCGGCGCGCGGGTCATTCTGCACAGCGGTGCGGTGCTGGGCGCCGACGGCTTCGGGTTCGCGCCCGATCCCTCGCTGGGCAACGGCGCCTGGGGCAAGATCCCGCAGTTCGGCGGCGTGTCGCTGGGCGACGACGTCGAGATCGGCGCCAACACCACCGTCGACCGCGGCGCGCTCGAAGACACCGTGCTGGCGGACGGCGTCAAGCTGGACAACCAGATCATGGTCGGCCACAACTGTCGCATCGGCGCGCATACCGCAATGGCGGCGTGCGTGGGCGTGGCGGGTTCAACCACCATCGGCGAACGCTGCACCATCGGCGGCGCCGCGATGCTCTCGGGCCACCTGGTCCTGGGCGATGACGTACACATTTCGGGCGGCACGGCAGTGACGTCCAATATTTCCAAGCCGGGCCGCTATACCGGGGTCTTCCCGTATGCGGAGCACGGCGACTGGCAGCGCAATGCCGCCGTGATACAACAGTTGGCGCAATTGCGCCGCCGCGTGCGCACGCTGGAAAAGGACTAG
- the lpxA gene encoding acyl-ACP--UDP-N-acetylglucosamine O-acyltransferase: MAGNIHPTAVVDPAAKIDPTAVIGPFAVVGPDVTIGAGTEIGPYCMVDGVTTIGRDNRFYRYCSIGGMPQDKKYAGEATRLTIGDRNTVREFVTLNTGTTQDGGETTLGDDNWIMAYVHVAHDCHIGSHTILANSVQLGGHVHVGDWAIIGGLTGVHQFSRVGAHTMTGGNSSLMQDTPPFVLAAGNPCRPVGINVEGLKRRGFTPAAISALREAYKIIYRRGLPLDEARAELRERQQAVPEAAEHLQTLLDFLDVASRGIIRP, from the coding sequence ATGGCAGGAAACATCCATCCCACCGCTGTCGTCGATCCGGCGGCAAAAATCGACCCGACCGCGGTCATCGGCCCGTTCGCAGTGGTGGGGCCCGATGTGACCATCGGTGCGGGTACCGAGATCGGTCCTTACTGCATGGTCGACGGCGTGACCACCATCGGTCGCGACAACCGCTTCTACCGGTATTGCTCCATCGGGGGCATGCCGCAGGACAAGAAGTACGCGGGCGAAGCCACCCGCCTGACGATCGGCGACCGCAACACGGTTCGCGAATTCGTCACGCTGAATACCGGCACGACGCAAGATGGCGGCGAGACCACGCTGGGCGACGACAACTGGATCATGGCCTATGTCCACGTCGCACACGATTGCCACATCGGCAGCCATACGATCCTGGCGAACTCGGTCCAACTGGGCGGCCACGTCCATGTGGGCGACTGGGCCATCATCGGCGGCCTGACCGGCGTGCATCAATTTTCCCGGGTCGGCGCGCACACCATGACGGGCGGCAACAGTTCGCTCATGCAGGACACGCCGCCGTTCGTGCTGGCCGCGGGCAACCCCTGCCGTCCAGTGGGGATCAACGTCGAAGGCCTGAAGCGCCGCGGCTTTACGCCGGCCGCCATCTCGGCCCTGCGCGAAGCCTACAAGATCATCTACCGCCGGGGCCTGCCCCTGGACGAGGCGCGCGCCGAATTGCGCGAACGGCAGCAGGCCGTCCCCGAAGCCGCCGAGCATCTGCAGACCCTGCTGGATTTCCTGGACGTCGCGTCCCGCGGCATCATCCGCCCATGA
- a CDS encoding bifunctional transcriptional activator/DNA repair enzyme AdaA — translation MSPAAAPLNKQHAAAVERACRALEAEQPPDLSTLAEQAGMSRFHFHRVFKAATGITPKAYANALRASRARQRLEDSASVTDAMYDAGFNSSGRFYEAAPAILGMTPTAFRKNGEGVDIRFAVAQCSLGALLVAASTTGICEIALDEDPDRLVRNLQDRFKAARLIGADPRFERWVADVVGFVEDPSRGLDLPLDVRGTAFQRKVWEALREIPLGATATYAQVAERIGAPGAVRAVARACATNHIALAIPCHRVVRTDGGLAGYRWGIDRKRELIAREALAA, via the coding sequence ATGAGCCCCGCCGCCGCCCCCTTGAACAAACAGCACGCTGCCGCCGTGGAACGCGCCTGCCGCGCCCTGGAAGCCGAGCAGCCGCCCGATCTGTCGACGCTGGCCGAACAGGCCGGCATGAGCCGCTTTCATTTCCACCGCGTCTTCAAGGCCGCCACCGGCATCACCCCCAAGGCCTACGCGAACGCCCTGCGCGCCAGCCGCGCGCGCCAGCGCCTGGAAGACAGCGCCAGCGTCACCGACGCCATGTATGACGCCGGCTTCAATTCCAGCGGGCGCTTCTATGAGGCCGCCCCCGCCATCCTGGGCATGACGCCCACCGCCTTTCGCAAAAATGGCGAAGGCGTGGACATCCGGTTCGCGGTTGCGCAGTGTTCGCTCGGCGCCCTGCTGGTCGCGGCCAGCACCACCGGCATCTGCGAGATCGCGCTGGACGAGGACCCGGACCGGCTGGTGAGAAACCTGCAGGACCGCTTCAAGGCCGCCCGCCTCATCGGCGCCGATCCCCGTTTCGAACGCTGGGTCGCCGACGTAGTGGGCTTCGTCGAAGACCCCTCGCGCGGACTGGACCTGCCGCTGGACGTGCGCGGCACGGCGTTCCAGCGCAAGGTCTGGGAGGCCCTGCGCGAGATCCCGCTGGGCGCCACCGCGACCTACGCGCAGGTGGCCGAACGGATCGGCGCGCCCGGCGCCGTGCGCGCCGTGGCCCGCGCCTGCGCGACCAACCACATCGCCCTGGCGATCCCCTGCCACCGGGTGGTCCGCACCGATGGCGGTCTGGCCGGGTATCGATGGGGCATCGACCGCAAGCGCGAACTCATCGCCCGCGAGGCGCTCGCCGCCTGA
- the rnhB gene encoding ribonuclease HII has translation MEQPDLFVAPEQPALLTAGVDEAGRGPLAGQVYAAAVILDPSRHIDGLADSKALTALRREALAEQIRERALAWCIASATVAEIDSLNILRATLLAMQRAVQGLATAPQLALVDGNQAPKLRCTVQTVIKGDALVPAISAASILAKTARDADLLRLHALYPQYAFDQHKGYGTPLHLQRLREHGPCAEHRRSFAPIKAFGLVS, from the coding sequence ATGGAGCAGCCTGATCTGTTCGTGGCGCCCGAGCAGCCCGCCTTGCTGACGGCGGGCGTGGACGAGGCGGGCCGCGGTCCGCTCGCCGGCCAGGTTTATGCGGCGGCCGTCATTCTGGATCCGTCGCGGCACATCGATGGGCTCGCGGACTCCAAGGCGCTGACCGCGCTGCGGCGCGAGGCGCTCGCCGAGCAGATCAGGGAGCGGGCGCTGGCCTGGTGCATCGCCAGCGCCACCGTCGCGGAGATCGACAGCCTGAACATCCTGCGCGCCACGCTGCTGGCGATGCAGCGCGCCGTGCAGGGCCTGGCCACCGCGCCGCAATTGGCCCTGGTGGACGGCAACCAGGCGCCCAAGCTGCGCTGCACTGTGCAGACGGTCATCAAGGGCGATGCGCTCGTGCCGGCGATCTCGGCCGCGTCCATCCTCGCCAAGACGGCGCGCGACGCGGACCTGCTGCGCCTGCATGCGCTGTATCCCCAGTATGCGTTCGATCAGCACAAGGGCTACGGCACGCCGCTGCACCTGCAACGGCTGCGCGAACACGGCCCTTGCGCCGAACACCGGCGCAGCTTTGCGCCCATCAAGGCATTCGGCCTGGTCTCATGA
- a CDS encoding pyruvate, water dikinase regulatory protein, translating into MTSTPIVRTVYIVSDSTGITAETFSQSVLSQFEEVNFKPIRLPFVDTLEKAAEVAMRIDRSALDAGVPPIVFSTLVNPEILARVRQANGVFLDLFGTFVSHIEQALGLKSSHSIGRSHMQANSEKYRNRIDAINFSLAHDDGQFVNQLDQADVILVGVSRCGKTPTSLYLAMQYAIKAANFPLTPDDFERGTLPSTIAPHRGKLFGLSIQPERLAEVRNERRPNSRYAQLEQCRYEVAEAERMMRREGISWLSSTTKSIEEIATTVLQEVGLDRG; encoded by the coding sequence ATGACATCTACCCCTATCGTACGCACGGTATACATCGTTTCCGACAGTACCGGCATCACCGCGGAAACGTTCAGCCAGTCAGTACTTTCGCAGTTCGAGGAGGTCAATTTCAAGCCTATCCGCCTGCCTTTCGTGGACACCCTCGAAAAGGCCGCGGAAGTCGCCATGCGGATCGACCGCAGCGCCCTGGACGCGGGGGTTCCTCCCATTGTCTTCAGCACCCTGGTCAATCCTGAAATCCTGGCCCGCGTTCGCCAGGCGAACGGCGTATTCCTGGATCTTTTCGGCACCTTCGTCAGCCATATCGAGCAGGCGCTGGGCTTGAAATCCAGCCATTCCATCGGCCGCTCGCACATGCAGGCCAACTCCGAAAAATACCGGAACCGGATCGACGCCATCAACTTCAGCCTGGCGCACGACGACGGCCAGTTCGTGAACCAGCTCGACCAGGCCGACGTGATCCTCGTTGGCGTCTCCCGTTGCGGCAAGACGCCCACCAGCCTGTACCTGGCCATGCAATACGCCATCAAGGCGGCCAACTTCCCGCTGACGCCCGACGATTTCGAGCGCGGCACCCTGCCCTCCACCATCGCGCCGCACCGCGGCAAGCTGTTCGGCCTGTCCATCCAGCCCGAACGCCTGGCCGAAGTGCGCAACGAGCGCCGCCCCAACAGCCGCTACGCGCAACTGGAGCAATGCCGCTACGAAGTGGCCGAAGCCGAGCGCATGATGCGCCGGGAAGGCATTTCGTGGCTGTCCAGCACCACCAAGTCGATCGAGGAGATCGCAACCACGGTGCTGCAGGAAGTCGGGCTGGATCGGGGCTGA
- the lpxB gene encoding lipid-A-disaccharide synthase → MSPRIGMVAGEPSGDLLAGRIIAGLQARDGSVHCEGIGGPQMQAHDFEAWHPMHALTVFGYVDALKRLPSLLATYRDVKRRWLAQPPSVFVGIDAPDFNLRLEHQLRQAGTPTVHFVGPSIWAWRYERIHKIRESVSHMLVLFPFEEEIYRKEGIPVTYVGHPLAGAVPMQPDRAAARERLGIDQGARVLAILPGSRSSEIRLLAPRFLQAAQQLLKKDPALQCIVPMVNDQRRAEFLEILAQYPVPGLRCVTAHDLHGEGGDRKAPVAWSVMEAATAVLVASGTATLETALFKRPMVISYVLSPWMRRIMSWKSGQQRPYLPWVGLPNVLLRDFVVPELLQDDATPDKLAEATWQALTDDALIARVESRFTAMHQDLLRDTPALAAQAILEVADGAA, encoded by the coding sequence ATGAGCCCGCGGATCGGCATGGTGGCCGGCGAGCCTTCGGGCGACCTGCTGGCCGGGCGCATCATTGCCGGTCTGCAAGCGCGCGACGGCAGCGTCCATTGCGAGGGCATCGGCGGGCCCCAGATGCAGGCCCACGACTTCGAAGCCTGGCATCCGATGCATGCGCTGACGGTGTTCGGGTACGTGGACGCGCTCAAGCGCCTGCCCAGCCTGTTGGCCACGTATCGCGACGTCAAGCGTCGCTGGCTCGCCCAGCCCCCCTCCGTATTCGTCGGCATCGACGCGCCCGACTTCAACCTGCGGCTGGAACACCAGCTGCGGCAGGCCGGCACGCCGACGGTGCATTTCGTCGGCCCCTCGATCTGGGCCTGGCGCTACGAGCGCATCCACAAAATCCGCGAATCGGTCTCGCACATGCTGGTGCTGTTTCCGTTCGAGGAAGAGATTTACCGCAAGGAAGGCATCCCTGTCACCTACGTGGGCCATCCGCTGGCCGGCGCGGTGCCGATGCAGCCCGACCGTGCCGCGGCCCGGGAACGCCTGGGCATCGACCAGGGCGCGCGCGTGCTGGCGATCCTGCCCGGCAGCCGCTCGTCGGAGATCCGCCTCCTGGCGCCGCGTTTCCTGCAGGCCGCGCAGCAATTGCTGAAGAAAGATCCCGCGCTGCAATGCATCGTCCCCATGGTCAACGACCAGCGGCGGGCGGAATTCCTGGAGATCCTGGCTCAGTACCCGGTGCCCGGGCTGCGCTGCGTCACTGCCCACGATCTGCACGGCGAAGGCGGCGACCGCAAGGCGCCGGTGGCCTGGTCCGTGATGGAGGCCGCCACGGCGGTGCTCGTGGCCAGCGGCACCGCCACGCTGGAGACGGCGCTGTTCAAGCGTCCCATGGTGATTTCGTACGTGCTGTCGCCCTGGATGCGGCGCATCATGTCCTGGAAATCGGGTCAGCAGCGCCCCTATCTGCCGTGGGTGGGGCTGCCCAATGTGCTGCTGCGCGACTTCGTCGTGCCGGAGCTTTTGCAGGACGATGCCACGCCCGATAAACTGGCCGAAGCGACCTGGCAGGCATTGACCGACGACGCGCTGATCGCGCGCGTGGAGTCCCGGTTCACCGCCATGCATCAGGACCTGTTGCGAGACACGCCGGCGCTGGCCGCGCAGGCGATCCTGGAGGTGGCCGATGGAGCAGCCTGA
- the ppsA gene encoding phosphoenolpyruvate synthase, with translation MSYVVLFEQLRMTDVDSVGGKNASLGEMISQLSGAGVRVPGGFATTADAFRDFLKASGLDKRIAERLTTLNPEDVRELAAAGSQIRQWIVEAPFSPEFEKQIRDAFAKLDADGKGSFAVRSSATAEDLPDASFAGQQETFLNVVGIDDVLDKIRHVFASLYNDRAISYRVHKGYAHADVALSAGIQRMVRSDKGSAGVMFTIDTESGFQDVVFITSSYGLGETVVQGAVNPDEFYVFKPTLAQGHYPIVGRRIGSKLIKMEFDPERPEGRAVRTVDVPVSERNRYSLTDDEVNELARYAVIIEKHYGRPMDIEWGRDGVDGKIYILQARPETVKSQQGANDVQQRYRLKATGQVLITGRAIGQKIGSGPVRVVGDISDMDKVQPGDVLVTDMTDPNWEPVMKRASAIVTNRGGRTCHAAIIARELGIPAVVGCGNATDLLKEGQAVTVSCAEGDEGRIYDGLIETEVEEVRRGEMPAIDLKIMMNVGNPQLAFDFAQIPNGGVGLARLEFIINNNIGIHPKAVLDYPNVDGELKKAVESAARGHASPRAFFVEKMAEGVATIAAAFYPKPVIVRMSDFKSNEYRKLVGGSRYEPEEENPMLGFRGASRYIAEDFAECFRMECEALKKVRDEMGLTNVEIMVPFVRTLGQAEKVVNLLAKHGLARGENGLKLIMMCEVPSNAILADEFLQYFDGFSIGSNDMTQLTLGLDRDSGMELLAADFDERDEAVKFMLRRAIKACLAAKKYVGICGQGPSDHPDFAQWLKDEGILSMSLNPDTVVDTWQRLAKH, from the coding sequence ATGTCGTATGTTGTTTTGTTCGAGCAGCTCCGCATGACGGACGTGGACTCGGTAGGAGGCAAGAACGCATCACTTGGCGAAATGATCAGCCAGCTGTCCGGCGCGGGCGTCCGCGTGCCGGGCGGCTTCGCCACGACCGCAGATGCCTTCCGCGATTTCCTGAAGGCCTCGGGCCTGGACAAGCGGATCGCTGAACGCCTCACCACGCTGAACCCCGAAGACGTGCGCGAACTGGCTGCCGCCGGCTCGCAGATCCGCCAATGGATCGTCGAAGCGCCGTTCTCGCCGGAATTCGAAAAGCAGATCCGCGACGCCTTCGCCAAGCTCGATGCCGACGGCAAGGGCTCGTTCGCCGTGCGCTCGTCCGCCACCGCCGAAGACCTGCCCGACGCCTCGTTCGCCGGCCAGCAGGAAACCTTCCTGAACGTCGTGGGCATCGACGACGTGCTGGACAAGATCCGCCACGTGTTCGCGTCGCTGTACAACGACCGCGCCATCTCCTATCGCGTGCACAAGGGCTACGCCCACGCCGATGTCGCCCTGTCGGCGGGCATCCAGCGCATGGTGCGTTCCGACAAGGGCAGCGCCGGCGTCATGTTCACCATCGACACCGAATCGGGCTTCCAGGACGTGGTCTTCATCACGTCGTCCTATGGCCTGGGCGAAACCGTCGTGCAGGGCGCCGTCAACCCCGACGAGTTCTACGTCTTCAAGCCCACGCTGGCCCAGGGCCACTATCCCATCGTCGGCCGCCGCATCGGCTCCAAGCTGATCAAGATGGAATTCGATCCCGAGCGTCCCGAAGGCCGTGCCGTGCGCACGGTGGACGTGCCGGTGTCCGAGCGCAACCGCTACTCGCTGACCGACGACGAAGTCAACGAACTGGCCCGCTACGCCGTCATCATCGAAAAGCACTACGGCCGCCCGATGGACATCGAGTGGGGCCGCGACGGCGTCGACGGCAAGATCTACATCCTGCAGGCGCGTCCCGAAACGGTGAAGTCGCAGCAGGGCGCCAACGACGTGCAGCAGCGCTATCGCCTGAAGGCCACCGGCCAGGTCCTGATCACCGGCCGCGCGATCGGCCAGAAGATCGGTTCGGGTCCCGTGCGCGTGGTGGGCGACATCTCCGACATGGACAAGGTCCAGCCGGGCGACGTGCTGGTCACCGACATGACGGACCCCAACTGGGAGCCCGTGATGAAGCGCGCGTCGGCCATCGTGACGAACCGCGGCGGCCGCACCTGCCACGCGGCGATCATCGCGCGCGAACTGGGCATTCCGGCTGTCGTGGGTTGCGGCAACGCGACCGACCTGCTGAAGGAAGGCCAGGCTGTCACCGTGTCGTGCGCCGAGGGCGACGAAGGCCGCATCTATGACGGCCTGATCGAAACCGAAGTCGAGGAAGTGCGCCGCGGCGAAATGCCCGCCATCGATCTGAAGATCATGATGAACGTGGGCAACCCGCAACTGGCGTTCGACTTTGCCCAGATCCCCAACGGCGGCGTCGGCCTGGCGCGCCTGGAATTCATCATCAACAACAACATCGGCATCCACCCGAAGGCGGTCCTGGACTACCCGAACGTGGACGGCGAGCTGAAGAAGGCCGTGGAATCGGCCGCCCGCGGCCACGCCAGCCCGCGCGCCTTCTTCGTCGAGAAGATGGCCGAAGGCGTCGCCACCATCGCGGCCGCGTTCTATCCGAAGCCGGTCATCGTGCGCATGTCGGACTTCAAGTCCAACGAATACCGCAAGCTGGTCGGCGGCTCGCGCTACGAGCCCGAGGAAGAGAACCCCATGCTGGGCTTCCGCGGCGCGTCGCGCTACATCGCCGAGGACTTCGCCGAGTGCTTCCGCATGGAATGCGAAGCCCTCAAGAAGGTGCGCGATGAAATGGGCCTGACCAACGTCGAGATCATGGTGCCGTTCGTCCGCACGCTGGGCCAGGCCGAAAAGGTCGTGAACCTGCTTGCCAAGCACGGCCTGGCGCGCGGCGAAAACGGCCTGAAGCTGATCATGATGTGCGAAGTCCCGTCCAACGCCATCCTGGCCGACGAGTTCCTGCAGTACTTCGACGGCTTCTCGATCGGTTCCAACGACATGACCCAGCTCACCCTGGGCCTGGACCGCGATTCGGGCATGGAACTGCTGGCCGCCGACTTCGACGAGCGCGACGAGGCCGTCAAGTTCATGCTGCGCCGTGCGATCAAGGCCTGCCTGGCCGCCAAGAAGTACGTGGGGATCTGCGGCCAGGGCCCCAGCGACCACCCGGACTTCGCGCAATGGCTCAAGGATGAAGGCATCCTGTCGATGTCGCTGAATCCGGATACCGTTGTCGACACCTGGCAGCGCCTGGCCAAGCACTGA
- a CDS encoding DUF2846 domain-containing protein produces MKNWIKLSIAALGAATLLAGCAGPRYADVSARISALQPGEGRIYFYQPKTANGGKTQHPAILVDGTRVGKSKMGHFFFVDRSAGTLEVTTATDRKEQKAPITVPLAAGQTQYVRVDIEGGKQVLQLEGSAEAAQQALADLRYWGAGRREREPLRY; encoded by the coding sequence GTGAAGAATTGGATCAAACTGAGTATTGCCGCGCTGGGCGCCGCGACGCTGCTGGCAGGCTGCGCGGGCCCGCGTTATGCCGATGTGTCGGCGCGGATTTCCGCGCTGCAGCCGGGCGAAGGGCGCATCTACTTCTACCAGCCCAAGACCGCCAACGGCGGCAAGACCCAGCACCCCGCGATCCTGGTGGACGGCACGCGGGTCGGCAAATCCAAGATGGGCCACTTCTTCTTCGTGGACCGGTCGGCCGGCACCCTTGAGGTCACAACCGCGACGGACCGCAAGGAGCAAAAGGCGCCGATCACCGTTCCGCTCGCGGCGGGCCAGACGCAGTACGTCAGGGTGGACATCGAGGGCGGCAAACAGGTTCTGCAGTTGGAAGGGTCGGCCGAGGCTGCCCAGCAGGCCCTGGCGGACCTGCGGTACTGGGGCGCCGGACGGCGGGAGCGCGAGCCGCTGCGCTATTGA